DNA from Nitrospina gracilis Nb-211:
TGCCCCTTCTATTTTAACGGCTTCCCTGACAGGTTGCGACACATCTCGCCAATGGAATACTTCGCCGGGGGCACCCCCGCCGGGCCCGTTTTAAGGCCGGACAGCGCTATGAATTCTAGATAAATCAACCAGTTAACTCTTTTTCAAACCAAGCAGGTGGCGATTGATTAAGCACGACGTATTGATAGTGGGGGCGGGACTGGCAGGCATGCGTGCCGCCCTGGAAGTGTGCAAGGAACTGGATGTCGGCATTCTCAGCAAGGTCTATCCTTCGCGCTCCCACAGTGGTGCGGCGCAGGGGGGCATTGCCGCCGCACTGGCCAACTCCGAGGATGATTCCTGGGAAGAGCACATGTTCGACACCGTCAAAGGCGGTGATTACCTGAACGACCAGGATGCGGTGGAGGAGTATTGCAAGTCCGCTTCCCGCGTGATCTATGAACTGGAGCATTTCGGTTGCGTGTTCAGCCGGATGGAAGACGGGCGCATCGCCCAGCGCAGTTTCGGCGGGCACTCCAAACCGCGCGCCTGTTTCTCTGCCGACCGCACCGGCCACGCCATCCTGCACGCCCTGCACGAACAGGTTCTCAAAAACAGCAAGTCGATCAAGATTTATTCCGAGTGGTACTTCCATGAGCTGATCATCCAGGACAACCGTTGCCAGGGCGTGGTGGTCAGCGACATCCGCACGGGCGAGGTGGAAGTGATCCAGGCCAAAGCGGTCATCATGGCCACCGGCGGTTACGGCCGTGTGTTTCAGATCACCACCAACGCCTTCGCCAGCACGGCGGACGGGGCCATCGCCGCCATCCGCGCGGGACTGCCTCTGGAAGATCCGGAGTTCGTGCAGTTTCATCCGTCCGGATTGTGGCGGCAGGGCATTCTGTTTTCGGAAGCAGCACGGGGAGAGGGGGGATTCCTGCTCAACGGCAAGGGCGAGCGCTTCATGGAAAAATATGCGCCGTCACGCATGGAACTGGCGCCGCGCGATATCGTGGCGCGCGCCGAGCAGAGCGAAATCGACGAGGGTCGCGGCGTCAACGGCGAGGATTTCATCCACCTCGACCTGCGGCACCTCGGCGAAAAACGCATCATGGAACGCCTGCCGCAGATCCGGCAGTTGGGCATTGATTTCATCGGCGTCGATTGCGTGAAGGATCCGTTGCCGATCCAGCCGTCGGCGCATTACTCGATGGGCGGCATCCCGACGAACATCCACGGACAGGTGGTGCGCGATGGCGACAGCACGCCAGTGGAAGGGTTCTTCGCCGCGGGCGAGTGCGCCTGCGTCTCCGTTCATGGGGCCAACCGGCTCGGCACCAATTCCCTTCTGGATGCCACCGTCTTTGGAGAACGTGCGGGTCGCGCGGCGCTGGAATACGGCCGTGGGGCGGCGTTTGACAAAGTCAACGAAGGGCAGGAAAAAGCCCGGGTGTTGAAATCCATTGAGGAAATCTTCCAACGTGAAGGCACGGAAAGCTACAATGATGTCCGGAATGAAATGAAACAGACCATGATGCGCCTGTGCGGTGTGTTCCGCAGTGAAGAAAACCTGAAGGAATGCGTCGAGTCCATGCGGGCCCTGCAGGTGCGGTTCAAAAAGGGAAAAGTCACCGACAAGGGCAAGGTCTTCAATTCCGAGTTGTATGAGATCATCGAACTGGGCAACATGTTGATGATGGCGGAGATCATCGCCACCGCCGCGTTGAACCGGAAAGAAAGCCGCGGCGGCCATTACCGCACCGACTTCCCCAAACGCGACGACGAAAAATACCTGCACCACACACTGGTTTATTCGCAGAACGGCGGGCTGGATCTGAAAACCAAGCCGGTCGTTATCACCCGTTTTCAACCGAAGGAAAGAACGTACTGATGGCTACTTTTCGCATCAAGCGGTTCAATCCGGAAAAACAGGCCGAACCGTATTATGAGGAATTCGAATACGATTTCCCGGAAGGGGCGACCCTGCTGGATTGCATGAACCACATCAAGTGGAACATGGACGGCACGCTGACCTACCGCATGTCGTGCCGGAGCGCCATCTGCGGCTCCTGTGGCATGAAGGCGAACGGACGTGCCGTGCTCGCCTGCCAGCGCCAGGCCGCGCACCTTTTGAAAGACGGCAAGATCACCATCGAACCGCTCGGCAACATGAAACCGATCAAGGACCTGGTGGTGGACTTCAAGCCGTTCTGGGACAAGATCGACGCGGTCAAGCCGTACCTGGAAAACAGCAGCAAGCCGCCGGAAAAAGAACACCGCATGAGTCCGGAGCAGTTCAAACTGCTCGACGACACCAGCACCTGCATCATGTGCGGCAACTGCTACTCCGACTGCAACATGCTGGAGGTGGATGACAACTTCCTCGGTCCGGCGGCGCTGGCCAAGGCCCAGCGCTTCGTGGATGACTCGCGCGACCAGGCGAGGAAGGAACGCATCAAGGAACTCAGCAAGCCGGGCGGCATCTGGGACTGCACCCACTGCGCGGAATGCGTCGAGCGCTGTCCGAAACCGGCGCGGCCATTTTACCGGATTAAAGAATTGATGAAGGTGGCGCTGGACGAAGGCGTGACCAACAACAACGGCGCGCGGCATGCGTTGTCGTTCGCCAAATCGATCAAGCACAGCGGGCGGTTGAATGAGAACACTCTGCCCGTTGAGTCGGTCGGCTACTTCAACATCAAGGGCCTCATGGACCTTCTGCCCGTCGGCCTGCGCATGGTGCTCAAGGGCAAGGTGCCGCCGATCATCCATCGTTCCATCGATGACCAGAAAGACGTGAAGCGTATCTTCGAGGAGTTGGGAGAATGAAGTTTGCACTGTTCACCGGGTGCGTGTCGAAAGGCGCAACCCGCGAGTTGATGCTGGCCACGACGAAATCCGCCCAGGCGCTGGGTATCGACTTCGTGGAAATGAAAAGCGCCGCCTGCTGTGGCGCGGGTGTGCTCTCGGAAAAGAATCCGACCCTCACCGACGCGCTCAACGCGCGCACGTTCGCCATCGCGGAAGAGCAGGGACTGGATCTCATCACCATCTGCTCCACCTGCCAGGGCAACCTGAAAAAATCCGAGTGCAACCTGAACGACGGCGGCGAATACAAGGACCGCATCAACTACATCCTGAAAGAAGGCGGCCACCAGTACCAGGGCGACAAGATCCAGATCAAGCACTTCTCCAACATCCTTGCCACCGAGGAAGGCAAGCAGCGCCTGCGCGAGAAGATCAAGCGTCCGCTCACCGGCCTCAAGGCGGCGGCGTTTTACGGCTGTTACGTCCTGCGCCCGTCGGAACTGTCCGAGTACGACGACCCGGACAACCCGACCGAACTCGAAGAGCTGTTCGAAATCCTCGGCGCGACGCCGGTGTACTACGACAAGCGCATCAAGTGTTGCGGTTTCCCCATCATCATGATGAACAAGGAAGCCTCGCACGAAATGGCGGGCAACGCGCTCATCGACGCCGCCCAGCAGGGCGCGGACGTGGTCGTCACCGGTTGTCCCTTGTGTCACCTGAGCCTCGACTCCTACCAGCCGGAGATCGACAGTCTGCGCGAGGCGGGATACGTGATGCCCATCCTGCACCTGCCGCAGTTGGTGGCGCTGGCGCTCGGTTTCTCGCCGGAGGAGATCGGCATGGACACGCACATCGTCTCCACCGCGGGCATCGACCACATCCTCAAACAGCACGCCTGATCGGGCCCCTCCAAAATCTATACATTTAAATATCCGATTTGAGAGATTCGCACGCCCTGTTACACTGGGTGTGCGATGTTTACGGAAAAATTCCTGATCCGCAAAAAGCTGGCGTTGATGGCAGGGGGCCTGTTCCTGTTCGGCCTGCTTGTGGTCAGCCCGCCCCTGGCTGGACTCACCGCCGACGCGCAGAAAATGGCGGCGGTGACGATCCTCATGGCCGTCTTATGGGTTGGCGAGGCCATCCCCATCCCGGCCACGGCGCTCATTCCCCTCGTGCTGTATCCCCTGATCGGCATCCTGCCCAGCAAGGACGTTGCCCCGCACTACGCCAACCACCTCGTTTTCCTGTTCCTCGGCGGGTTCATGATCGCCTTGGCCATGGAGCGTTGGAACCTGCACAAACGCATCGCGCTGGTCATCATCCGTGCCATTGGCGGCAGTCCCAGCCGCATTGTGCTCGGCTTCATGGTGGCGACGGCGTTTCTTTCCATGTGGATCTCCAACACAGCGACCACCATGATGATGCTTCCCGTCGGCATGGCGGTGGTGCAACAGATCGCGGCGCAAACGCGAGCGCGTGACGGTAGCGCTGTCGATCCGGAGGTCATCAAAAAACAGTTCGGCCTGGTGCTGATGCTGGGGCTTGCGTATTCAGCAAGCATCGGCGGGGTGGGGACGCTCATCGGCACGCCGCCCAATATTGTCTTTGCCGGGTTCTACAAGAACAGCTTTCCCGAGGAGCCGGACATCACCTTCACCGGCTGGATGGGCTACGCCCTGCCGGTGGTCATCGTGTTCCTGCCACTGGTGTGGTTGTACCTGTGCCGGTTCGCGGCGGGCGTGTCGGTTTTTCAGCTACGGGTGGAGGGTGGCACGAAGGGTGTCATCGATCGCGAACTGGAATCGCTCGGACCCATGAGCCGTGCCGAAAAATTCGTCGGCACGGTGTTTGTCTGCACCGCTTTCCTGTGGATTTTTCGCAAGCCGATCGCAGTGGGCGCGCTCCGCATCCCCGGCTGGTCGGAAGCGTTTCCGTGGGCGTTTTATCTTCATGATGCGACGGTGGCGATGGCGATGGGGCTGATTCTTCTGATCGCGCCCATCGGCTACCCCGGCGGCATGATGCTGGACGAGCGGCGCCAGTATTTTGCGCTCGACTGGAAAACCGTGCAGGAGGGGGTGCCGTGGGGCATCCTGCTGTTGTTTGGCGGCGGCTTTGCGCTGGCGGCGGGATTCCGCGAAACCGGGCTCGACCTGTGGATCGGTGAGCGCATCGCGGCGACCAACGGCGTGCTTTCTCTCTGGGGACTGGTTCTCGTTTTGTGCCTCGGCATCACGTTTCTCACCGAGTTCACCTCCAACACCGCGACGGCGACCATGATCCTGCCCGTCATCGCCGGGGCCGCGTCGGCCATGCCGTACCATCCTCTCCTGCTCATGATCCCGGTCACGCTGTCGGCGTCGTTCGCCTTCATGATGCCGGTGGCGACGCCGCCCAACGCCATCGTGTTCGGAAGCGACTGGGTGACCATTCCCAAAATGGCGAAGGCCGGTTTCTTCCTCAATCTGGTGGGAGCGGTGCTGGTGACGTTCTGGATGGTGTGGGTGGTGCAAGGGTGGATCGGCTGAGCCTCACCGCCCGGTGAACTTCGGCACGCGTTTTTCCAGGAACGCGCGGATGCCTTCCTTCGCATCTTCCGTATCGAAACGCGCACCGAACAGGCGCGCTTCTTTTTCGAACGCGTGTTTTTCCAACTCGTCGTCGCGCGGAAGCAGGGTGGCGAGGATGGCGTTGACCGATCCCTTGCTTTTCGATTGCATCTGGCGTGCCAGATCGAGCGCCGTTTCCAGCGCCGCACCGGGTTTCACCACCTGGTGCACGATGCCAAGGCGCGACGCCTCCGCGCCGTCGATTTCCTTCGCCAGGAGAATCATGTTCATCGCCTGCGTCACCCCCAGGATGCGCGACAGGCGCACCGTGCCGCCGAAACCGGGAAGCAGGCCCAGGTTCACCTCCGGCAGTCCCAGCCGCGAGGCGGTGGTGGCGATGCGCAGGGGACAGGCCAACGCCAGTTCCAGTCCGCCGC
Protein-coding regions in this window:
- the sdhA gene encoding succinate dehydrogenase flavoprotein subunit; its protein translation is MIKHDVLIVGAGLAGMRAALEVCKELDVGILSKVYPSRSHSGAAQGGIAAALANSEDDSWEEHMFDTVKGGDYLNDQDAVEEYCKSASRVIYELEHFGCVFSRMEDGRIAQRSFGGHSKPRACFSADRTGHAILHALHEQVLKNSKSIKIYSEWYFHELIIQDNRCQGVVVSDIRTGEVEVIQAKAVIMATGGYGRVFQITTNAFASTADGAIAAIRAGLPLEDPEFVQFHPSGLWRQGILFSEAARGEGGFLLNGKGERFMEKYAPSRMELAPRDIVARAEQSEIDEGRGVNGEDFIHLDLRHLGEKRIMERLPQIRQLGIDFIGVDCVKDPLPIQPSAHYSMGGIPTNIHGQVVRDGDSTPVEGFFAAGECACVSVHGANRLGTNSLLDATVFGERAGRAALEYGRGAAFDKVNEGQEKARVLKSIEEIFQREGTESYNDVRNEMKQTMMRLCGVFRSEENLKECVESMRALQVRFKKGKVTDKGKVFNSELYEIIELGNMLMMAEIIATAALNRKESRGGHYRTDFPKRDDEKYLHHTLVYSQNGGLDLKTKPVVITRFQPKERTY
- a CDS encoding CoB--CoM heterodisulfide reductase iron-sulfur subunit B family protein, with protein sequence MKFALFTGCVSKGATRELMLATTKSAQALGIDFVEMKSAACCGAGVLSEKNPTLTDALNARTFAIAEEQGLDLITICSTCQGNLKKSECNLNDGGEYKDRINYILKEGGHQYQGDKIQIKHFSNILATEEGKQRLREKIKRPLTGLKAAAFYGCYVLRPSELSEYDDPDNPTELEELFEILGATPVYYDKRIKCCGFPIIMMNKEASHEMAGNALIDAAQQGADVVVTGCPLCHLSLDSYQPEIDSLREAGYVMPILHLPQLVALALGFSPEEIGMDTHIVSTAGIDHILKQHA
- a CDS encoding enoyl-CoA hydratase-related protein; this encodes MNDTTHLSQVVEDGTAVLTLHHPPVNALSQSVLDELACRIQHIAGDFNICTVVIHSALPKFFSAGANIRELAAIRNSKEGRAYAERGQAVLHQIEHLPKPVIAAIDGVCLGGGLELALACPLRIATTASRLGLPEVNLGLLPGFGGTVRLSRILGVTQAMNMILLAKEIDGAEASRLGIVHQVVKPGAALETALDLARQMQSKSKGSVNAILATLLPRDDELEKHAFEKEARLFGARFDTEDAKEGIRAFLEKRVPKFTGR
- a CDS encoding SLC13 family permease: MFTEKFLIRKKLALMAGGLFLFGLLVVSPPLAGLTADAQKMAAVTILMAVLWVGEAIPIPATALIPLVLYPLIGILPSKDVAPHYANHLVFLFLGGFMIALAMERWNLHKRIALVIIRAIGGSPSRIVLGFMVATAFLSMWISNTATTMMMLPVGMAVVQQIAAQTRARDGSAVDPEVIKKQFGLVLMLGLAYSASIGGVGTLIGTPPNIVFAGFYKNSFPEEPDITFTGWMGYALPVVIVFLPLVWLYLCRFAAGVSVFQLRVEGGTKGVIDRELESLGPMSRAEKFVGTVFVCTAFLWIFRKPIAVGALRIPGWSEAFPWAFYLHDATVAMAMGLILLIAPIGYPGGMMLDERRQYFALDWKTVQEGVPWGILLLFGGGFALAAGFRETGLDLWIGERIAATNGVLSLWGLVLVLCLGITFLTEFTSNTATATMILPVIAGAASAMPYHPLLLMIPVTLSASFAFMMPVATPPNAIVFGSDWVTIPKMAKAGFFLNLVGAVLVTFWMVWVVQGWIG
- a CDS encoding succinate dehydrogenase/fumarate reductase iron-sulfur subunit, yielding MATFRIKRFNPEKQAEPYYEEFEYDFPEGATLLDCMNHIKWNMDGTLTYRMSCRSAICGSCGMKANGRAVLACQRQAAHLLKDGKITIEPLGNMKPIKDLVVDFKPFWDKIDAVKPYLENSSKPPEKEHRMSPEQFKLLDDTSTCIMCGNCYSDCNMLEVDDNFLGPAALAKAQRFVDDSRDQARKERIKELSKPGGIWDCTHCAECVERCPKPARPFYRIKELMKVALDEGVTNNNGARHALSFAKSIKHSGRLNENTLPVESVGYFNIKGLMDLLPVGLRMVLKGKVPPIIHRSIDDQKDVKRIFEELGE